The following DNA comes from Centroberyx gerrardi isolate f3 chromosome 4, fCenGer3.hap1.cur.20231027, whole genome shotgun sequence.
TTTTCCGCATTTCCACCCATATTTACAATTCTTTTCCAGTTGTTATTTTGGACCACCCTTCTAACTCTGTCACATGTGATACAGATTCTCCACAATAAATCTGGCTGAActaaagtaataaaataaaaacccaaaAGAGGAAGTTCTTTGTCAGATGCTATGTAAAGATACACAACAACAAAGTAAAAAATCCTTACAGTTCCTGGCCTCGGGTTGGGAATGTCTTTATTGTAGCCCTTGAAGGTCGATTTCTCAAATATTTCATCAATCTTTGCAATGGAATAGATGCAAACTGCTGTGGAGTTCCTAGAAGAGGAGTGAGATAACAGGTCAGCACAGCATTTTCCATAACTGCCATCACAACTACAGTGTTTATCTCTGTTTATTAGCTAGGAATGCAGGCTAACTGGTATCAAGCATGAAAAACTGGACCCATGGATAAGAGGGAAAATGGAATGTTCACAAGTTGAACTACTTCCTCAGGAAGTTTACCAATTCAGATTGGCCAAGTGGCCAATCCACTCCCCTTGGCACTTGTTTGTTATTTACTAAGGCAATATGGGCATTAAGTTTACAGTAAACTGGTGGAACCTAATCCTAGACCAGTGGTACTTGTGTTTCCAGAGGCAAGAGCTTTAGCCACTGACTACATAATTTCTTTGAAACTGATTTTagaatgtttttaaatgtttttattcttgGAAGAAATGCTGGGCTTTTAATTTCCAGTGAGAGTCAAGTGGAATGTAAAGTATAACTCTGTAAGTGTGTTGCTCATGTTGATGCTCGGCTGCTGATAATACAGGAAGGGAAAGTGTCTAACCAGCTGCTTGTGAAAAGAGCGTAGACTCTGGTGTCATGCCAGTCCTCAGCGTGCAGCACATAGACGTCTTGAAGACGGTTAAAATAGAGCGACTCCTCAGGAAACCCACACACAAGCCGGGCCTTGAGGAAAGACGTCCACATGTTCTGGAAGAACCTTTTTGACCCGCCCTCATCCACCTGCACAGTGATATTAATAAATGAAACTTGAGAAAGCTGTGAAAGGTCAATCTTCCACTTCTCATACAAACTGACAGTCAGCAATTCTGAGCAATTGgattagcctggtaagacctgatcaggatggtcttaccaggctacaaTTGGATAGGATCAACATTACATGTGAAAATCTGGAACAAAACATCTAACAACTTTTAAGGCAGGTCTTGGTATGCACAGACGGCTCAGAGTATTGTTACCAGATGATGTCAAATAACAAACATAGCAAGGCTGTTAAAACGCCTTCAGAAGAAATGTTATTTCAACTAAATAAATAGGTAATTTGCTATGTTAGCTGTTCAAAAGACTATGGGAGGTCTGCTCTGTTAGTACAGGTGGTAGGAATGGAACCACACTGCAAGGCTGAGCTGCTAAATTGAACTTGGCCTGGATAAATGCTAGAGTTGCATGTTACCTTGTAGCCTGGTATTATGTTCACATCACCTAAGGATATCAATTTACCTGCTTCATTTCCCGTCTCCTTTTATTTTTCAGCACAAGCTAATAAATAATTCATTTCCAACTAGGTAGTCATGTTATTTTAACCCATGATGACAAACTGAACCCTCAGTATGAGCATATCAAAAACACATGCAGTAAACAATAAAGTCTACTGTCTACAAGACATAAAAGCACAGATGAATGGTGGTTGACCTTAAAGACTGTTGTAGGAGGTTATATTTAACACCAGTTTGACAGATAAATGATGACAACTCATCTCTTGACTTCCCTTGTCTTGTAAATCCAGGAAATGTTACAATAGGAGAAACACGCACAAAGGACACATCAGATAGACACTGACTCTGCTGACAGCAGGAAAACCGGCCTCAATTTCAGTTTAACTTCAGAAACTGAAGTGGACAGCAGGAATGAAAAGTAATGGTGTGTGAAAATATCATGCAAAGCTGCACTATTGTATTTCACTGACCTGATGCATATTTTAGCGTGTCctaaatgtgaaattaaataaatactaAGTAGATTGTAATGTTTTTAATCAAAAGATTTTTTTGAGGTGTGAAGTACATTCTTCTTTtgttggatttttcctttttccataCCTGTGTAACACCCTCAGGATAATAGTATACTACCAAATCCTATATTAGTTCAAGATCTATTGAATGGTATATTTCATAGCTTTCAgaattttttatatttcattaaaaGAAACAGATTTGTGTTAAATTTCAAAAGGATTGCCTGTTTAATACAATGAAAATCTATGGCCTTTTATACTCAAATGTATGAAATTTTGACATTTCACATTAACTTCCTAATAACTACAAATGCTCTTTTTTTATATGATTTACCTACTCCATATGAGAAGAACTGACCTTCCATGTTACTTTGGACTGCTATTAGCCAGACTACTTAAGCTGACCTAAGGAGACAAATCTTTTGTTAGGGGATTTCACACTCCAGTAAGGTGAGAACTTCCTCCTGACGTCAATGATTCCACTCCAGTTTCAGTATACCTTGCAAACTCTGGCCACACGGGAAATCCAAGGCTCGGCTTCAGGACTGTTGTCAGAGTTCTTCTCGCGAAAAAACACGTAGATCTTCTCATTATCGGGGTCTTCCTTCTGCCTTACCCAGGATGCAGAGATGAATGTGGGCTCTGTGGgaagagtggggggggggggggatgtttACTGAACCAAGCTCCAAACTGTTCCTTTATTTACAGTACAGCTTGGTGCCTGCAAACGATACGTGACGCAGCAACCTTGGCATGGGACAGAAAGCTAAATTGGGCAATCAATCTGTACTGTGGCACAGACATAACAGTCTGGGAGAAGGGTGAGACAGCTTCAAGACAAACTGCCCAGATACAGATCCAATAATACTGACCATGTGCATCATGTGCATGCCATTTAAACAGCAATATTCATTCTACATTAACAAACTCCAGTGAGGTTTACTGACCTGAAACCCACTTGTCATACATCCAGACACTGGTTCTACTGCCGACTTTCCTCCTGAATTGTAATGAACTTCCATCACTATCCAAAGGCGCAGCTGCATACAAGTCCCCCTCTAAAAATAGAGAGAACAGAGCAACATCACATGAAAAGAAGCACAGATGTTCAATTATTTAGCATATTTCTGTGAAAATGCACTGGCTTGCTGGCTCTGCTACACGACTTGATTCGGTTACATAAGTGTGCCAGCACAACCCTGAATCAAATTTTTTGAAAAACTAGAAAACATGGTCTGTGGTTATGCGAGCAGCTATATTTTACATACCTActgtgagagacagtgagtTCTGTGTGTAAACATGCGGAGATATGCCAATCCCTTCGTAACTCTCCACTATCTCACGTGATTGATTGTTCACCTGAGAATACTATAGAATGAACAGTAAACACTTATTACACTGAAGATCAAAGGGAAAACATGAAAGGTTTGATGAGGAAAACAATAATGAATCACACAAGAAGCATACTGTGACAGAGAGAGTctagacatacagtatttgatggcaaaaaaaaagcccaacCACAGTCCCAAAAAACATCAACACCCAAGTTGCTTAATTGTAGCTAGGGCAGTTTAATCAGACAACTAAACAACCACATCCTGTAATGAGCCCTTAGCTGTGATTGCCAGTATGATGAATATGCCACCACAAGTCAGTGTGGAGGAAAATGGCAGTCACATGTAAGACAGATGTCACATTAAGTGTAACACATATTTTATAATGTGTGCAAGACATTTGTGAAAACTCACCAGCTTCCAACACTGTGGCTTGTGTCTGTTTGTTCCACAGACAAACAAGCTGTCCTGGAACTTCTCAATggcagtgatgacattttcacaGGGGCCCTGCAATACAGAGTCTGTTATCCTGCTTCTATAGTTTGTCATTTAGAAATCCCATTAATGAGCAAATTTGCGGACCGGTCGTCATCATTTTCCATTCACCAACCTCTAGGCACTCCTGACCGCCCGTTGTTTTCAGTGGGAACTCCTGCAGAAGACATAATTGGGTAAAGAAATCAACCACATTTCCAGTTTTCACCCAAATCAGGATAATCTGATGGATAGTTTTAAATGATCAATTTGGAATAAAAGAATGAATATTTTCTAGAGTCCATATCATTTGCTAACCAACGTGGAATGTTGCACTTTATCTCTGCCCAGAACCCCAGAGTTTTTGGACATTACATGACATTTTTGAAATAGTTGGATCAAAATGAAGAAGCAGAAAACCACTTTTCAGGTTTTCTTTTTCAGGACCGACAAAATTCTTTGGTCAATCCAGATAATGTATTCTGCTCAAATAGCTTTAGCTGTTTCTAGCACAGCCTGGTTTGTGTTAGTGAAGATCCACGACTGTCTCATGTTGTCAGAAGCAAGAGGGTAAAGTTTGTCCATAACTTCTTGGAAAACAATTGAGATGCAGCTCAGGGGGCCTTTACTCATTATTTCTAAATAGAAAAGTTTGGAATTTATTACTGATGAAAATGGCTGACTTCTGCTAATTTTCTGGAATATTAAATTATGGAAACTCTAGTATATTATGTGTCCCcatcgtctgtgtgtgtcttttgttcACCAGTTGTTCATCATCAGTTCCAGACATGAAAGTCATCAGCTGGCATTGAAAGGCCGTGCCTGTCAGTGGGTATTTAAGTGCCACTGCCACAGTAGCTTTATCCCAGACAACCCATTGTATTTAACACAATAGTGTGACCGCCATCTGCTACAGTACAGCTACTTATTGTCAGAGCGGCTGCATTACAAACTGCATTGGCAGACACATGAACCACACAAAAATCAAGCCAGAAGCACATCAATAACCCCAAGCTAAGAGGTATACTAAAAGGAATATCAAGTGCATGACAAAGCACTGCAGTTAATAACATAAACAATataaagagaataaaaacagGTGTTCAAAATCTAACACAGTTCTCCCAAAAGACCTACCTCTATAATACGATTGTTATCCACATCAACTTTTATCACAAAGTCAGTCCCTCCAACATACAGTTCATTTGAATCATCATGATGAAAGAAGACTGTGTGGTTCTGATGGACAGCGTATTCTAGTCGACCATTGATGATGTCTGGAAAAAGGAAGGGTCAGCCTATTAGTACCAATAGTCACCAAGGTTACAAGATGAAGTGAAGTGAATAGCAAAGTAGTAAATGGGACAGTGACATATTTCCAGACGCATAAAGGTCTAAAACATGATGATAGTCAAGGATAAACTGAACAGTGGCAATAattgtagtgtgtgtgaacagcaaatATTGCATTTCTACTGTATTGTCAGTGTGAGCTGGTAATTTACTTTGGAAAGTAGTGTTATATAGAGAATATCAGATTCTGATTCTCCTGGGTCATTTAGCGTGAACTGGATCTCAGAGGACTCAGGAGGATTTAAGCAGAGGATTTTAACACTGTAATAGTCTTATTGCTCTTTGCTAGATTACCTTTGCTATGTTTGCTCACATATTAGTTATTTGATTCACTGATGATTTTTAAATAACCTACAACCCATTGCAAGATAGGTTAACGTTAGATTAATAGAGAAATGACAAGCCAAAATCTTACCTTGGCTCAGGATAAGTCTAGGTATATCTTTCAATCCAAGATTTGGTATGTCTCTCAATCCAAGACTAAGCACTAATTGAAAATCCCAAGCAAACCAAAGATAAattaaaagaaacattttgctgttttttgctAATGAGCATGTTGTGCTAGTTTTGTAAGTGTTGCCATGACGGCAAAGATGTCCATAGAATCTCTGTGGACTTCCAAGCCAGTCTGCGAGACTGCTGGGGATGCACTGTTGACTTGTGTGTAAAGAAGAATGGCGATGACGCGTAAAAGACCACGCCTACTGCGGTACAAGTGCGAAAGCCTGTTCAGTTTCTATGAGCAAaggtggttgctttttctgtgttctactAATTTTTGTCGGTGTATTAAGACGCCCCAGTCCCCTTTTCCACATGGTCCAAAAGGAAGGCTGAATTTTCTAGCGTCCCAAACATGTCTATACAAAACGACCCACCAACTCCTTCATAAGTGTGCGGTTTCCAAACGACATTTACGACTTCTTGCCCCACAAATACCGTGCAGACTCCTTCTCTCTCGCAGGTTTGGTATATTGCCGagggacttttattctgaagggctACATGAACTGCGCGTGCAGCAGCGTAGAATCAACGTCATCAGCGAGATAGCACTGGCTGTAGCTCCCAGCTCCCGAAAGCTGCGTTTTTAGGGGAAAACTAAAGGTTTTATTGTGACTTTGATGGCACCTTCTACATGATACTAAGACCTAGGAGAAAGGATGAAGGTTTGAGCCACCACGGAGCAGCCGTTTAGAAATCGCGCATAAAAAGGCTAATAAGCTACCAACTTCCGCACTCCCTTCTGCCACTGCTCAGCTGACAAGTTACAGCTATGGTACACACATTAATTTATTAATCTGTTTATTTAGCTGATTTGATACAGTAGACATTTCAGCCGcgtaatgtaaatatatattaaGTGTTAATTTACCTCATCACTTGATAGAGGTATTCATTCTGCCTCTAGCTAGCTAGCGGACTAAGCTAGCAATGTCCAGTGATGAATAACGTTAATGCTAGCGTTACAGTACTCAGGCTGTTGTTACTGTGTATGTACAGCACACACCACTTAAGTTATGTCTTGTCTGTCGTAGCGGTTCCGTTTCTGTGGGGATCTGGACTGCCCAGACTGGGTACTTGCCGAAATCAGCACATTGGCGAAAATTGTGAGTAGTATAGATGATAAACATCAGTGATAACAACTACTTTCCTCAATTTCAATTACAGTTGATTTGATGAAAAACTAACATGTTTCCCTTCTCCTTACTAACATAATAGTCAAGTGTCAAGATGAAACTCCTCTGTGCTCAAGTGCTGAAAGATTTGCTTGGGGAGGGCATTGATGTAAGTGTTGCAAGTGAGAGTTGCAAATAGttaaatatcattaatatacACACCGCATTCACATTGATCAGTGCTGTCTTGTCTCTTTCAGTATGACAAAGTTGCAAAACTTACTGCAGATGCAAAGTTTGGTAAGTCACCAATGTTCACTAATGCCCACATTTGAAACTGACTTGTTTAATTGCTTTACACACAAACCTACACTGTCATACTAAACACTGTCACGCTACCAATGCATCTTTGTGTTCCATAACTTTCTTTCATGTTGTCAATCCATCTTGCAGAGAGTGGAGACATCAAAGCTAGTGTTGCAGTACTGAGCTTCATTTTCTCCAGCGCAGCAAAGCATGACGTTGACAGTGAATCCCTGTCGAGCGAACTGCAGCAACTTGGTCTCCCTAAAGGTAAGTTAATTGGGTTTATCACTGTTCCGGTGCCAGGAGAAAGGCCAGTCTCAGCCATTTGTCAAAGCGTCATAAAGGCTGAAAAACAACCCTAGAGTGTATTTCTTCAACCACTCGCAATACTCTGTTAGAGCCGGTTTGCTGTTGTGCCCAGGTGGGACATAGAAATCAAAGTGGACAATATGCAAGGAGCACATTGTGAGAACAGTGAATTGACATATATAAAACAATCACAACTGACTTTCTGCCAGCTTGAGACTGTATATTCTCTAAAATTATGTTGTATAGATGATCCATTTTGATTATTAGATATAACTCCTTATCAACTACTGTGTGGTTATTAATGACATGCACCTATTCTTTTAGAACATACAACGGGGCTGTGTAAATCATATGAGGACAAGCACTCCACACTGCAAGACAAGCTAAGAGAGACAAGCCTGAGATGTAAGTATTCCCATTTACCGTGTCATTTCATGGAGGAAGACAAAAATAACAGATGATGAGTGATGTCTTCTGTGAGGTGTGCAGACAGTACATAAAGGTTAGGTGTCAATTATACTGCGTAATGTGTTTCAGTGGGACGCCTGGAGGCTGTGTCCTGGCGAGTGGATTACACTCTGAGCTCCAGTGAGTTGAGGGAGGTCAATGAACCGACGGTTCAGCTTAAACTGCAGGCACAAGGAGCAGAGTCAGGCTCAACAGAGACCActgttgtctctgtttctgctgaCAAGTTCAGAGTTTTGCTCACAGGTTAGTTCTGCATGCTGTCAAATAACAATCCTTTTCTCttaagttatttttttctaacCAATTTTACGTTTCTGATCATTCTTTTCTCTGTGTATTTCTACAGAGCTAAAACAAGCCCAGGCTATGATGAATGCACTACAATGAAACATGAACTTCAGCTATCTAGAGTTAGACATTCGGTCCTTGATGATGTCTGATAAACAGCGGCGTTCGATGGACACAACCAGTGAAGCTGACTGCCAGAAGTGCCATACTGACATCATGAATAGTATAGCTTTTTTGTATGTACTGTTAATCTTTAAGGATGGCCATGGTGAATGGCAGTACCCATCTCTTTTTGATTGATTTTCCTCTGAAATGGCTACCAAACTAATATTAATTCATGGTTATGACTTATATTCTGGACTGCGTGATTTTTCACACAAAGTAACAGAACTGAAGCAAAAATGTTGAATGGACCATTTttgtaaaatattgtaaaatatattatttcacacattttaagttgaattatgTTGATAGGCTTTCATTTTTACCAACGTCATGtgctaaaaataaatcaattttaaaatacTGAGATCCTTTCTTCTTTGCCTACAATTTCCGCAATGCCTACAAATCCCATCATGCATTGGGTTGTGGTGTTTGTTCCTGTTATCTGCTGCTTGCGTTCTCTACAGTGCAGTTTCTGAAAAAGCCACGGTTAATCAGTCCGTTTTTCTATGAATTATTACAGAACATGCAACATCTACTCAGCGCAAACATCTATTTTCAAGTAATGAGAGTCAAAAGCTTGGAGTTTGTCTCGCGACATTTGCGAATGAATGAGTACTAGTAGCTTCACGCGCACGCTGATGTTACACAACTTGTTTGGTAACAGTCACACTTGCATGCTGTTAAAGCCCTCTGGTTCATGCCATTTCCTCTTTGTAACAGCCTTGCAGAGAGCAACGTGACTTGATAAATTCCGTCTATGCTATGTTATCTACAATTTAACGCTGTATCATTATCTTCTAATTTAGCAAGTGTCTGGTCCATTTCCTTGTCTGGGTAAGTTGCCTGAACTGATTACCTTTGCAACTCAATTCTGCTGTACTACGCAACTACATGAAAGCGTCAGCCTTTACCTTTCAGTCCTGAGAGTAATCAGCAGTGTTCTTACCGATGTTGCTTATTTCCCTTATGGCCTGTGTAATGCAGAAACATAATGCTTACGTTTGAGGTTTTTAGCTAATAATGCACCCTGAGTGAATCATTGCCTAGAAATGCCGGGTTTCCAAGAAGCTGGCATTTgcccaaaaaagaaaacagtgaaaattaACATGTTATACTCAAGAAGCAggcatgtgtttttattctttcagTCTGAAGCTGTGCATTGGTGCTTGAACTGATACTTTGAGTGATATAATCTTTGTTCAGCTCTTACAGCTCTGTGTGTTCTCTGCAGTTGCAGCACGGACTCATCTGTTAAGACAAAATGCCTGAAGGGCCAGAGCTCCACCTGGCCAGTCTTTTTGTGAACAGGATGTGCGACGGCGTAGTGTTCACAGGAGCAGTCAGAAAGTCGGAGGTCAGCAAGAGTCCTGATGTGCCCTTCACCTGCGAGGCCTACCGCATCACGGCCGCCTCCAGAGGGAAGGAAGTGAAGCTCACACTGACGCCCATGAAGAGCGACGATGATAAAAAGCTGGGAATCACGGCAGGGCCCATGGACATTGTTTTCCGCTTTGGGATGTCAGGCTTTTTCCGCTTCACCACGCAGGATGAGCTGCCCAAGCATGCCCATCTGCGTTTCTATTCTGCTGAGACGCCGTGCAGAGTGCTGAGCTTCGTGGACGCACGCAGGTTCGGCAGCTGGCAGCCCGGCGGGACCTGGCAGCCTGACAGAGGGCCCTGCATCATGTTTGACTACCAGAGCTTTAGGTTAGGGAGTAATGATTGGTGCAATGATTGTGTAACTTCAGTCACTTGCTCAACCAAAAGGTTTACCCATGTGATTGTTGCACTGACCAGTTTGTCATTTTGCAGAGAGAAAGTCTTGTCTCACCTGTCCGACCGCGCCTTCGACCGGCCCATCTGTGAAGTTCTGCTGAATCAGAAATACTTCAATGGCATCGGGAACTACCTGAGAGCTGAAATTCTTTTCAGGTGATTTTGGTAAACATACACAACCCTCAGGAATAATCtagtatattattatattggaattatttattttatctgtttatttgacagggatAGTGCACATTAGTAAATATTTCTGCAGATGTGCCACAGTTGGCCCAAAAGGCTACtttccatctgcagtcccaggCCAGATGTCGTCAGTGGCTGCCTAGAATtaaaagcacaaacaaacacagacatgcatacacaggGTTAAACCTATCAGCAATATGATAACATTATACACAAAACTGATAAGTATAGGAGACCACTGCCGACAGGACAACATTTAAGCAGatattaaaaatacataaaggCAGGCTCAAACAGAGCGAGCACAAAGTCCATGATGAACAGTACTGAAAAAGCCGCAGGACAACATTTACAAAGCACACAGACCTTGATTAGCAAGATACAAGCAgtatattcatagtattcccatgatgtcacatgcatttcctaccaatctggtgctttacaatacactcagctcattggctgtgtttctcatttgattgtaatcacccgttaatttattacaatcacctgttattttcctacaaAGATGGCCATGTGGTGATGTGACAGAATACTATGAACACAAGCAGTTAGCAAAAACATGGACACAAGTTAAAAGACAGTGAAAGATTG
Coding sequences within:
- the commd4 gene encoding COMM domain-containing protein 4 is translated as MRFRFCGDLDCPDWVLAEISTLAKISSVKMKLLCAQVLKDLLGEGIDYDKVAKLTADAKFESGDIKASVAVLSFIFSSAAKHDVDSESLSSELQQLGLPKEHTTGLCKSYEDKHSTLQDKLRETSLRLGRLEAVSWRVDYTLSSSELREVNEPTVQLKLQAQGAESGSTETTVVSVSADKFRVLLTELKQAQAMMNALQ
- the sema7a gene encoding semaphorin-7A, translated to MFLLIYLWFAWDFQLVLSLGLRDIPNLGLKDIPRLILSQDIINGRLEYAVHQNHTVFFHHDDSNELYVGGTDFVIKVDVDNNRIIEEFPLKTTGGQECLEGPCENVITAIEKFQDSLFVCGTNRHKPQCWKLYSQVNNQSREIVESYEGIGISPHVYTQNSLSLTVEGDLYAAAPLDSDGSSLQFRRKVGSRTSVWMYDKWVSEPTFISASWVRQKEDPDNEKIYVFFREKNSDNSPEAEPWISRVARVCKVDEGGSKRFFQNMWTSFLKARLVCGFPEESLYFNRLQDVYVLHAEDWHDTRVYALFTSSWNSTAVCIYSIAKIDEIFEKSTFKGYNKDIPNPRPGTCMKNSRSVPLATVSVVKDHPEMSEWVRSVHHLAPFYVSNSNYTKIAVDRVQAADQHVYNILLLATDSGKIHKVLEAGSDPFIISETQLSNSSAIQSMKLDSKKRKLIVGFSEQISSVDLQRCQDYNKSCADCVLARDPYCAWTQFGCTPTVPGGIQNIIGGQTTVCPREVEEPKKLNRTKRETHSASPVDLRTVHSVPLEVPFYLSCPIDSYHAVYTWVHRGQSKPCLQMQSNCLHLIPAMAEESYGDYKCVSKERDYTKVLKEYHLTKQTILETNRDINRNVDIDSSHNAAAFLMQVAWVRTVAAVAIVLELFK